The nucleotide window TTTTCGATCCCGATACCCTTCCGATGACTGGTGGGACAGAGCCCTACTTCTTCGACTTCCTGATGGAGCAGCTATCCCAGTACTACCCGAGACTGCTGGAGTCTGCGGTGGCCAATAGTTGGGTAGGCTATCGCGATGTCACTATGGATGGCATGCCAATTCTTGGTGACAGTCCTGTGCCGGGACTCATCCTAGCCGTGGGACCCGGGGGGAACGGTGTGATCGAGGCCCCCGCGGTTGCGACGGCCCTGGCCAAGTACGTTGTGACGGGAGAAAAGTCAGCTCTCATCGAGAGGCTCAATCTGGAGCGCTTCGACCAAATCCAGGTTAAGTAGAGTGATAAACAACAGAGGTTCCAAGGGGGCGCCCGCCGAAGGCGGGCCTGTGGCGGGCCTGTGGCGGGTCTGGGGATGTGCCCTCCTTCCGCAGGAAGAACAAAGAAGGCCCGCAGGGCACCTTGAATCCGCCTTCGGCGGATTTGGGGGGATATTCAACATTCTAAGATGTATTAGGAGAGGACGAACGATGAGACAAACGAACCTCCTGGTGAGCCGGGCGATTGTCCAGAAGGACTTCGCTATCCTTCCTCCTGAGGGGCTGGTGGATAGTGCCCTCCCTATCTTTAAGGAGACCGTCACGAAGATCATGGCTGCTCCGGCCATGGGCGCTGGCTTCGCCGAGTACCTCATCGAAATGCGCCCAAACGGGGGTACAGCGCAGCCCCTTCAAGAAGAACTGGAGGTATTCCTATTCGTACTCGAAGGAACGGGGGAGCTGCTCAAGGAGGCGCAATCGTACGGATTATCTCCCGGTGATTACGCCTACCTACCACCCGGGACAACTTTCCAAATCAGCCACACCTCTGGCGAGTGCTTCCGCTTCCTGCTGCTGAAAAAACCATACCAGCCAGCTGGCATAGCGAGACCGCATTTCCTCCTCAAAAATGAGCGAGAGGTACCGAGAGACGTCTACCAGAACCTGGAGGGGGCACATCTCCAAACGTTACTCCCCACCGATCCGGCCTTCGATATGGCCATGAACATCTTTACCTTTCAGCCCGGCTGGTCTCTGCCCATCATAGAGACACACATCATGGAGCATGGGCTCTACATACTAGAGGGAAAGGGGCTCTATTTTCTGGGGAAA belongs to Chloroflexota bacterium and includes:
- the allE gene encoding (S)-ureidoglycine aminohydrolase translates to MRQTNLLVSRAIVQKDFAILPPEGLVDSALPIFKETVTKIMAAPAMGAGFAEYLIEMRPNGGTAQPLQEELEVFLFVLEGTGELLKEAQSYGLSPGDYAYLPPGTTFQISHTSGECFRFLLLKKPYQPAGIARPHFLLKNEREVPRDVYQNLEGAHLQTLLPTDPAFDMAMNIFTFQPGWSLPIIETHIMEHGLYILEGKGLYFLGKHWYEVQAGDFIWMAPFTPQSFYCTGAIPARYIYYKDVNRDVQFKH